The Sulfurimonas lithotrophica genome includes a region encoding these proteins:
- a CDS encoding EAL domain-containing protein: MFNNQVLKAIPIIFLIVMLFRIGFAYHDAKKRQYEFAQKEAEVLNSYAMTHRTYYQKLFVNKTLTLSDKTLRALPAFSSSPISKEFSKNNSLNIKIKTVSDRARNKFNQADADELQAIDYFKRNKEKDNFFSDKNKDFYLFAYALRIEPVCLKCHGSKEDAPKFIQEKYNNAYDYKLGEVRGIQSIKIPTKNLEKYFLSHFFQYVLHDFILLIALYLGIRYLLKKSKNINIYLEDEVNKKTLELKNMLTIDRLTKLPNRLKLMEDIDKFRTKQNNHLALINIDSFKEINDFYGHNTGDKLLVEIAKKIKNLCNNKNSHVYKLPSDEYALFTTKNISTEEFYSIIKNIVYYLQETKLNIDENHILITLSCGIASNEEELLNKADIALQSSKKDKVNIIVYNNKFDTKSKIIKNIQSMSILKEAIKKQRIIPYFQPIYNIHNDKIEKYECLARIELENKEVLPPFEFIDIAIKSKLYPEITKAIILKSFEFFEDKEFEFSINLSIHDIQNDKTVSFIKKQLSEYKYANRVVFEILESDKIGNYEQLKEFITSMKKFGCKFAIDDFGSGYSNFANILELKVDYLKIDGSLIKYITTDNNSRVITKTIINFASSLGLQTIAEFVEDKDSLELLKKMGIDFIQGYYVGKPSSELNTDYD, encoded by the coding sequence ATGTTTAATAACCAAGTTCTTAAAGCAATCCCTATTATTTTCCTTATTGTTATGCTATTTAGAATAGGCTTTGCTTATCATGACGCAAAAAAACGTCAATATGAATTTGCACAAAAAGAAGCAGAAGTTTTAAACTCGTATGCAATGACGCACAGAACTTACTATCAAAAATTATTTGTAAATAAAACCCTAACGCTAAGTGACAAAACATTAAGAGCCTTGCCTGCTTTTTCTTCATCACCTATTTCTAAAGAATTTTCTAAAAACAACTCATTAAACATAAAAATCAAAACCGTTTCAGACAGAGCAAGAAATAAATTTAATCAAGCAGATGCAGATGAACTGCAAGCTATAGATTATTTTAAAAGAAACAAAGAAAAAGACAACTTTTTCAGTGATAAAAATAAAGATTTTTATCTATTTGCTTACGCATTAAGGATTGAGCCCGTATGTTTAAAATGCCACGGGTCAAAAGAAGATGCTCCAAAATTTATTCAAGAAAAATATAATAATGCCTATGATTATAAACTTGGTGAAGTTCGAGGTATTCAAAGTATAAAAATTCCGACAAAGAATTTAGAAAAATATTTTTTATCTCATTTTTTTCAATATGTTTTACACGATTTTATATTACTTATAGCCTTATATCTTGGTATTCGTTATCTTCTTAAAAAATCTAAAAATATAAATATTTACCTTGAGGACGAAGTAAATAAAAAAACTTTAGAGCTAAAAAATATGCTAACGATAGATAGGTTAACCAAACTACCAAACAGACTTAAACTTATGGAAGATATAGACAAGTTTCGAACCAAGCAAAACAACCATCTGGCTTTAATAAATATAGACAGTTTTAAAGAAATAAATGATTTTTACGGTCATAACACAGGGGATAAACTACTTGTAGAAATAGCTAAAAAAATCAAAAATCTTTGTAATAATAAAAACAGTCATGTTTATAAGCTTCCAAGTGACGAATATGCGTTATTTACGACAAAAAATATTAGCACGGAAGAGTTTTACAGTATTATAAAAAACATAGTTTATTATTTACAAGAGACTAAACTCAATATTGATGAAAACCATATACTCATAACATTGAGTTGCGGTATCGCATCTAATGAAGAAGAATTACTAAACAAAGCAGATATTGCATTGCAAAGTTCCAAAAAAGACAAAGTCAATATAATCGTATATAACAATAAATTTGACACAAAATCAAAAATTATCAAAAATATCCAATCAATGTCTATTTTAAAAGAAGCTATCAAAAAACAAAGAATAATCCCTTATTTTCAACCTATATACAACATACATAACGATAAAATTGAAAAATATGAATGTTTGGCAAGAATAGAATTAGAAAATAAAGAAGTGCTTCCCCCTTTTGAATTTATAGACATAGCTATAAAGTCAAAACTCTATCCTGAAATAACAAAAGCAATCATATTGAAATCATTTGAATTTTTTGAAGATAAAGAGTTTGAATTTTCCATAAACTTATCTATACACGATATTCAAAACGATAAAACCGTATCTTTTATTAAAAAACAACTCAGTGAATATAAATATGCAAACAGGGTTGTATTTGAAATTTTAGAAAGTGATAAGATAGGCAATTATGAGCAGCTAAAAGAGTTTATTACAAGTATGAAAAAATTCGGGTGTAAATTTGCTATAGATGATTTTGGAAGCGGTTATTCCAATTTTGCCAATATTTTAGAATTAAAAGTAGATTACCTGAAAATTGACGGTTCTCTTATAAAATATATCACTACGGACAACAACTCAAGGGTTATTACAAAAACTATTATCAACTTTGCTTCAAGTCTTGGTTTACAAACTATAGCAGAGTTTGTTGAGGACAAAGATTCACTTGAACTACTTAAAAAAATGGGCATTGATTTTATACAGGGTTATTATGTAGGAAAACCATCAAGTGAATTGAATACGGATTATGATTAA
- a CDS encoding alanine racemase, with amino-acid sequence MAYITLNKNHFFNNLDIIANKTKTKDKIAVVLKDNAYGHGILEIASMAKEYGITKAVVRCIPEAKMIEEYFEYILVLADIPQEASQKVRYTINDINDIKKFPKNTKVELKVDSGMHRNGVSIEQLPQALESIKKNELILEALFTHHRSADELTSEWFWQNENFQKAKDIVKNLGYENIRFHSANSASTLRHSKIDEDMVRVGVAIYGCADSDILSGLGLKPVLSLWAERNSKRELKQEQRVGYGGIFESKEDVIVSNYDFGYADGFHRICSNNYTTPEGERLVGRISMDNSSFLSDKEKLLVFDDAAIIAKSAKTISYEVLTSLKSYIKKEII; translated from the coding sequence ATGGCTTACATAACTTTAAATAAAAATCATTTTTTTAATAATCTTGACATTATCGCAAACAAAACTAAAACAAAAGATAAAATAGCGGTAGTTTTAAAAGATAATGCTTACGGACACGGAATTTTAGAGATTGCATCTATGGCAAAAGAGTACGGTATAACAAAAGCCGTGGTCAGATGCATACCCGAAGCAAAAATGATAGAAGAATATTTTGAATATATATTGGTACTGGCAGACATTCCGCAAGAAGCAAGCCAAAAAGTTAGATACACAATCAATGATATAAACGATATAAAAAAGTTTCCAAAAAATACAAAAGTAGAATTAAAAGTCGATTCTGGGATGCATAGAAACGGTGTATCTATAGAACAACTGCCCCAAGCTTTAGAGTCTATAAAAAAGAATGAACTGATTTTAGAAGCACTATTTACTCACCACAGAAGTGCAGATGAACTTACAAGTGAATGGTTTTGGCAAAACGAAAATTTTCAAAAAGCAAAAGATATAGTAAAAAATCTTGGATATGAAAATATACGTTTTCACTCTGCAAACTCGGCATCTACACTGAGACACTCTAAGATAGATGAAGATATGGTTAGGGTTGGGGTCGCTATATACGGTTGTGCAGATAGCGACATATTATCCGGTCTGGGTTTAAAACCTGTTCTTAGTTTATGGGCTGAGAGAAACTCAAAAAGAGAATTAAAACAAGAACAAAGAGTAGGTTACGGCGGGATATTTGAATCTAAAGAAGATGTAATCGTATCAAATTATGATTTTGGTTATGCAGACGGATTTCACAGGATTTGTTCAAACAATTATACAACGCCGGAGGGTGAAAGGTTAGTCGGTCGAATCTCTATGGATAACTCAAGTTTTTTATCGGATAAAGAAAAACTGTTAGTATTTGACGATGCAGCTATCATAGCAAAGTCTGCTAAAACGATATCGTACGAAGTTTTAACCTCTTTGAAATCTTATATTAAAAAAGAGATAATTTAA
- a CDS encoding agmatine deiminase family protein, whose protein sequence is MKRLIAEFEEQSFTQIIFPHENTDWDCCLEEARDNFVNIINTIIKYQKCLVVCKNIDEAKKYFESNKNLYFVEYETNDCWARDTSVLCVETDADIELLDFTFTGWGGKFEADKDNQMSKNISQYYSKDMKTIDFILEGGGVESNGVDTILTTSECMLNKNRNSSLYAIETTQKLNTEFGATKIHYLNHGYLAGDDTDSHIDTLARFVDEKTIMYVQPPKDEKDEHFEELSKMQDELKIIASENDYSLITLPFCDAVYFEDERLPATYANFLFVNGAVLVPTYGVKQDSDALKIFEDFFIDRDVIGVECSTLIKQHGSLHCVTMNFAKGVDIIL, encoded by the coding sequence ATGAAAAGGTTAATAGCCGAGTTTGAAGAGCAATCTTTTACTCAAATAATTTTTCCACACGAAAATACCGACTGGGATTGTTGTTTAGAAGAAGCCAGAGATAATTTTGTAAATATAATTAATACGATTATAAAGTACCAAAAATGCCTTGTAGTTTGTAAAAATATAGATGAGGCAAAGAAATATTTTGAGTCAAATAAAAATTTGTATTTTGTAGAATATGAGACAAATGATTGTTGGGCTAGAGACACATCAGTACTTTGCGTTGAAACAGATGCTGATATAGAACTTCTTGATTTTACTTTTACCGGATGGGGCGGTAAGTTTGAAGCGGACAAAGACAATCAAATGAGTAAAAACATCTCTCAATACTATTCTAAAGATATGAAGACAATAGACTTTATACTTGAAGGCGGAGGGGTTGAGAGTAACGGTGTAGATACCATACTTACTACAAGTGAGTGTATGCTAAATAAAAATAGAAACTCATCTTTATATGCTATCGAGACAACACAAAAATTAAACACCGAGTTTGGCGCTACAAAGATTCACTATCTAAATCACGGTTATCTGGCGGGTGACGATACGGACTCGCATATAGACACTTTGGCTAGATTTGTAGATGAAAAAACTATTATGTACGTCCAACCGCCAAAAGATGAAAAAGATGAGCATTTTGAAGAGTTAAGCAAGATGCAAGATGAGTTAAAAATAATTGCATCTGAGAATGACTACTCTCTTATAACTCTTCCCTTTTGTGATGCCGTATATTTTGAAGATGAGAGGCTACCTGCTACGTATGCAAACTTTTTGTTTGTCAACGGTGCTGTTTTAGTTCCTACTTACGGTGTAAAACAAGACTCGGATGCACTTAAAATATTTGAAGATTTTTTCATAGACAGGGATGTTATAGGGGTTGAGTGTTCAACTCTTATAAAACAACACGGTTCACTCCACTGCGTGACTATGAACTTTGCAAAAGGTGTGGATATTATTTTGTAA
- a CDS encoding TonB-dependent receptor, which yields MKKIIPLSLIALSLLGAEETELQSINVESTYITEVAKKAQTSADLADALSSKVPSVDMSRRSGIANDILIRGQKRDNISIEVDGTKVCGACPNRMDPPVSHILASQIEDIEVIEGPYDVETFGTMSGGLKIKTKKPVAKTKAELNFGFGAWGYNKIGATVSGGNDKVRVLVSGSHENSEQYKDGNGNTLAEQVKNYATINPTLAGSKYQTVYENMDAYTKKSLMTKIFINPLQNHEIRLGYTANRSDNVLYPNSKMDAIFDDSDIYNVEYEINNISDLYKDVRLQYYSSKVTHPMSTEYRVSGASAEMVSSLVSKMEGLKLINTFDLDKTNIDIGLDGSKRTWDGQYYKNDVMIVDSATKSSTSIDNAVTENMAIFTKVEKKLGDFDLKLGARYDSTDIENDDLTQRANDYTGFNAHIFATYNINPENKVFLGIGQAKRVPDARELYFKQNAPLPAPAGRIKVTGTDTLEQTTNKQIDLGYQIQSENFEFKLKAFYSMLNDYIYYNKDLANNNFVNIDATIYGMEVTSTYYASDALSVDASLAYKVGEKDKALIGQTDTDLADIAPLRGTLALNYEYAADSVVKLEVQASDRWDNYDSDNGEQELAGWATANFKIKHAVNKKFDFSFGVNNITDATYAASNTYVDLILLTSGSTNVMLLNEPGRYVYTNMDFKF from the coding sequence ATGAAAAAAATCATCCCTTTATCACTAATAGCTCTTAGTTTACTAGGTGCTGAGGAGACAGAATTACAAAGTATCAATGTTGAATCGACATATATTACCGAAGTTGCAAAAAAAGCTCAAACTTCAGCAGATTTGGCAGATGCTTTAAGTTCAAAAGTACCTTCAGTTGATATGAGTCGTCGTTCGGGTATTGCAAACGATATTTTAATTCGCGGACAAAAAAGAGACAATATTTCTATTGAAGTTGACGGAACAAAAGTATGTGGAGCTTGTCCAAATAGAATGGATCCGCCTGTATCACATATTTTAGCTTCTCAAATAGAAGATATAGAGGTTATTGAAGGTCCATATGATGTTGAAACATTTGGAACTATGAGCGGTGGACTAAAAATCAAAACAAAAAAACCAGTTGCCAAAACAAAAGCTGAACTAAATTTTGGTTTTGGTGCATGGGGTTATAATAAAATCGGTGCGACCGTAAGTGGCGGAAACGACAAAGTTCGTGTACTTGTAAGTGGTTCACATGAGAATTCAGAACAATATAAAGACGGTAACGGTAACACTTTAGCCGAGCAAGTAAAAAATTATGCAACAATAAACCCTACACTGGCAGGAAGCAAATATCAAACAGTATATGAAAATATGGATGCATATACTAAAAAAAGTTTAATGACGAAAATATTTATCAATCCATTACAAAATCATGAAATAAGACTTGGATATACGGCGAACAGAAGTGATAATGTTTTATATCCTAATTCTAAAATGGATGCTATTTTTGATGACTCGGATATTTATAATGTTGAATATGAGATAAACAATATCTCCGATTTATATAAAGATGTAAGACTACAATATTACTCTTCAAAAGTAACTCACCCAATGTCTACAGAGTATAGAGTATCTGGAGCAAGTGCAGAAATGGTTAGTAGTCTTGTTTCAAAGATGGAAGGTTTGAAACTTATAAATACTTTTGATTTAGATAAAACAAATATAGATATAGGTTTGGACGGTAGCAAAAGAACTTGGGACGGACAATATTACAAAAATGACGTTATGATAGTCGATAGTGCTACAAAATCTAGTACAAGTATTGATAACGCTGTTACGGAAAATATGGCTATATTTACAAAAGTTGAAAAAAAACTAGGAGATTTTGATCTTAAATTAGGAGCTAGATACGATTCAACTGATATAGAAAACGATGACCTAACTCAAAGAGCAAATGATTATACCGGTTTTAATGCACATATATTTGCAACATATAATATTAATCCTGAAAATAAGGTATTTTTAGGTATCGGTCAAGCTAAACGTGTACCAGATGCAAGAGAGCTATATTTTAAACAGAATGCACCTTTACCTGCACCTGCGGGAAGAATTAAAGTTACCGGTACAGATACTTTAGAACAAACAACAAACAAACAAATTGACTTAGGTTATCAAATCCAATCTGAAAATTTTGAATTTAAACTCAAAGCTTTCTACTCGATGCTTAATGATTATATTTACTATAATAAAGACTTAGCTAATAATAACTTCGTAAATATTGATGCTACTATATACGGTATGGAAGTAACTTCTACTTATTACGCTTCAGATGCATTAAGCGTTGATGCTAGTCTTGCTTACAAAGTGGGAGAAAAAGATAAAGCGCTTATTGGACAGACAGATACAGATTTAGCCGATATCGCTCCGCTTCGCGGAACTTTAGCGCTTAACTATGAGTATGCAGCAGATAGTGTAGTAAAACTTGAAGTGCAAGCTAGCGATAGATGGGATAATTATGATTCCGACAACGGTGAACAAGAATTAGCAGGTTGGGCTACTGCAAATTTCAAAATAAAACATGCAGTTAATAAGAAATTTGATTTTTCATTTGGTGTAAATAATATTACAGATGCTACGTATGCAGCAAGTAATACTTATGTGGACTTAATTTTATTAACAAGCGGTTCAACGAACGTTATGCTTCTTAATGAACCGGGTCGTTATGTTTATACAAATATGGACTTTAAATTCTAA
- the ispG gene encoding flavodoxin-dependent (E)-4-hydroxy-3-methylbut-2-enyl-diphosphate synthase has translation MINRVPTKKIYVGDVAVGGDAPISVQSMTYSRTRDVKHTVEQINRLHFAGCDIVRCAVPDMEDALALKEIKEQISLPLVADIHFNHKLALVAAEVVDCIRINPGNIGSKEKVAEVVKACKERNLPIRIGVNSGSLEKQFDAKYGQTAEGMVASAEYNIKYLEDLGFEDIKVSLKASDVERTVAAYRMLRPKNNYPFHLGVTEAGTLFHATVKSSIGLGTLLLDGIGDTMRVSITGELEEEINVARAILKDSGAAKDGLNIISCPTCGRIEADLVSAVSEIEKRTKHITAPLNVSVMGCVVNAIGEAAHADVAIAYGKGKGLVMVKGEVVANLDEKDLVDKFVHEVEEMAKKEKDN, from the coding sequence ATGATAAACAGAGTACCAACTAAAAAAATATATGTCGGAGATGTAGCCGTAGGCGGAGATGCACCTATAAGCGTACAGTCTATGACATATTCACGTACACGCGATGTCAAACATACGGTTGAGCAGATAAACCGCTTGCATTTTGCAGGTTGTGACATAGTCCGTTGTGCAGTCCCCGACATGGAAGATGCACTGGCACTTAAAGAGATAAAAGAACAAATATCTCTTCCTCTTGTTGCAGATATACACTTTAACCACAAACTAGCTCTTGTAGCTGCCGAGGTTGTTGACTGCATCCGTATAAATCCGGGAAATATCGGAAGCAAAGAAAAAGTTGCAGAAGTCGTAAAAGCCTGTAAAGAACGTAATCTTCCTATTCGCATCGGAGTAAATTCGGGAAGTCTGGAGAAACAGTTCGATGCTAAGTACGGTCAAACCGCCGAGGGTATGGTCGCATCTGCCGAATACAATATCAAATACCTTGAAGACTTGGGATTTGAAGATATAAAGGTCTCTTTAAAAGCGAGTGATGTTGAACGTACGGTAGCTGCATACAGAATGTTACGTCCAAAAAACAACTACCCTTTTCATTTGGGTGTTACAGAAGCCGGAACTCTGTTTCATGCTACGGTTAAAAGCTCCATCGGTCTTGGTACACTTTTACTTGATGGCATCGGCGATACTATGCGTGTAAGTATTACGGGTGAACTCGAAGAAGAGATAAACGTAGCACGTGCGATTTTAAAAGACAGCGGTGCCGCAAAAGACGGACTAAATATCATCTCTTGTCCTACTTGCGGTCGTATCGAAGCAGACCTTGTATCTGCGGTAAGTGAGATTGAAAAACGTACCAAACATATAACAGCACCTTTAAATGTATCGGTAATGGGATGTGTTGTAAATGCCATAGGCGAAGCTGCTCATGCGGATGTCGCCATAGCATACGGAAAAGGTAAAGGTCTGGTTATGGTTAAAGGTGAAGTTGTTGCAAACTTGGATGAAAAAGACTTGGTAGATAAATTTGTACATGAAGTTGAAGAGATGGCAAAAAAGGAAAAAGATAACTAA
- a CDS encoding replicative DNA helicase, whose product MQENLYNLAFERSILSSIVFEPAQFDELSTALNVDDFYLPAHQDIFNAMMKLLQKDQPIDEEFIKKELVSIKKFDEQVMLEILSANPISNTKAYVEEIKDKSLKRHLLTLTTEIKRVTVEEELPSAEVIDIVEKKLYDITQDNQTSDFKDSPQMTFDTMEYIKEMKARGNSVLVGVDTGFNELNKMTTGFGKGDLVIIAARPAMGKTSFVLNTVNSIISQGKGVAFFSLEMPAEQLMLRLLSIQTSIPLQKLRVGDMSDDQWTSLGGAIDKMNSAKLFVDDQGSININQLRSKLRKLKNQHPEIEIAVIDYLQIMQGIGNQDRHLQVSEISRGLKMLARELNIPIVALSQLNRGLEARNDKRPMLSDIRESGSIEQDADIILFVYRDDVYLYKEEKEREKAAKAEGKEFIPTYIEKEEEDAEIIIGKQRNGPTGHVKLVFQKKLTRFVEPHPRVIETSYESIDTKSANMEVGNTPEPSSNDTVSMPTL is encoded by the coding sequence ATGCAAGAAAACCTATATAACCTAGCATTTGAGAGAAGTATTTTAAGTTCTATAGTATTTGAACCTGCTCAGTTTGACGAGTTAAGTACGGCTTTAAACGTAGATGACTTTTATCTTCCTGCTCATCAAGATATATTTAACGCTATGATGAAGCTTTTGCAAAAAGACCAACCTATAGATGAAGAGTTTATAAAAAAAGAGCTCGTGAGCATAAAAAAATTTGATGAACAAGTTATGCTTGAAATTCTTTCAGCCAATCCTATATCAAATACAAAAGCTTATGTTGAGGAGATAAAAGACAAATCTTTAAAACGTCATCTTTTAACCCTGACAACCGAAATTAAACGCGTAACCGTCGAAGAAGAACTTCCAAGTGCAGAAGTTATAGATATAGTCGAGAAAAAACTCTACGACATAACCCAAGACAATCAAACATCAGACTTTAAAGACTCTCCACAGATGACCTTTGATACTATGGAGTATATCAAAGAGATGAAAGCACGTGGAAATTCTGTGCTGGTTGGCGTAGATACGGGCTTTAATGAACTTAACAAGATGACTACCGGTTTTGGTAAAGGGGATCTTGTTATTATCGCAGCACGTCCTGCGATGGGAAAAACATCTTTTGTTTTAAATACTGTTAACTCTATAATCTCTCAAGGAAAAGGTGTGGCTTTTTTCTCGCTTGAAATGCCTGCTGAACAGTTGATGCTAAGACTTCTTTCTATTCAAACCTCTATACCTCTTCAAAAACTTCGTGTCGGAGATATGAGTGACGATCAGTGGACGAGTCTGGGCGGAGCGATAGATAAGATGAACTCTGCCAAGCTTTTTGTTGATGACCAAGGTAGTATAAACATTAATCAGCTTCGCTCAAAACTGCGTAAACTAAAAAATCAACATCCGGAGATTGAGATAGCTGTAATTGACTACTTACAGATTATGCAGGGTATCGGAAATCAGGATAGACACCTTCAGGTATCTGAAATATCCCGTGGACTTAAAATGCTTGCACGTGAGTTAAATATACCTATAGTTGCGCTATCACAGCTTAACCGTGGACTTGAAGCCCGTAACGATAAACGTCCGATGCTAAGCGATATTCGTGAGTCCGGTTCTATAGAGCAGGATGCAGATATTATCCTTTTTGTTTACCGTGATGACGTTTATCTTTACAAAGAGGAAAAAGAGCGTGAAAAAGCTGCTAAAGCAGAAGGTAAAGAGTTTATACCTACCTATATTGAAAAAGAGGAAGAAGACGCAGAAATCATCATAGGTAAACAGCGTAACGGTCCAACGGGTCACGTTAAACTCGTGTTTCAGAAAAAACTTACCCGCTTTGTCGAACCTCATCCAAGAGTTATCGAGACATCGTATGAGAGTATTGATACAAAATCAGCCAATATGGAAGTTGGAAATACGCCTGAACCTTCATCTAACGATACGGTATCGATGCCGACACTTTAG
- a CDS encoding ComEC/Rec2 family competence protein: MQLQRLELFSTKKEFLSFLGICLFILFYALLIEYNNYKNLTRFNTALVDAVVSKQYTKTKLTKNGKRKTYQVLKLKADKGFSFYTSAKKDFQNVKDKKLNLEIYTSKISFYEYLTSFYAYSRIKNVDEKISIKERLNDFISKEHTDSNIASIYKALYTATPLNSDLQTSFSNLGISHLLAISGFHLGVLASVLFFMFKLPYKFLQQRYFPYRSYKVDSFIFISITLLAYLLFLDSPPSLLRAFTMLILGFVLYDRGYKIISMQTLLLTVMILLSFSPRLFFSIGFWLSVSGVFYIFLFLIHFKHLSKFWQFVLVPFWVYFMMIPFSVVIFGNFSIYHPLSILWTTLFTLFYPLSILGHLIGQGDIFDSILSSFLSLSSAGYIVNIGLIYLVLHIFLSIVGTVKKPILIFLLIESLLIFLYSLLK; this comes from the coding sequence ATGCAACTTCAAAGGCTGGAACTCTTTAGCACAAAAAAAGAGTTTCTAAGCTTTTTGGGCATCTGTTTATTTATACTTTTTTATGCACTACTTATAGAATATAACAACTACAAAAACCTCACCCGTTTTAACACTGCACTTGTAGATGCCGTAGTTTCAAAACAATATACAAAAACAAAACTTACAAAGAACGGGAAGAGAAAAACATATCAAGTTTTAAAACTAAAAGCAGATAAAGGCTTTTCTTTTTACACCTCTGCAAAAAAAGATTTTCAAAATGTAAAAGATAAAAAGTTAAACCTTGAGATATACACATCAAAAATAAGTTTTTATGAGTATTTAACATCATTTTATGCCTACAGCAGAATTAAAAATGTAGATGAAAAAATCTCTATAAAAGAAAGACTAAACGACTTTATATCCAAAGAACATACAGATTCAAATATAGCATCTATCTATAAAGCTTTATATACTGCTACACCTTTAAACTCAGACTTACAAACAAGTTTTTCAAACCTTGGAATATCCCATCTTTTGGCTATATCAGGTTTTCACCTTGGAGTGTTGGCTAGTGTTTTATTTTTTATGTTTAAGTTGCCATATAAATTTTTGCAACAAAGATATTTTCCATACAGAAGCTATAAAGTAGATTCATTTATTTTTATATCTATAACTCTTTTAGCGTATCTATTGTTTTTAGACTCTCCGCCTTCACTTTTACGGGCATTCACTATGCTTATTTTAGGCTTTGTTTTATATGACAGGGGATACAAAATAATATCTATGCAGACACTGCTTTTAACAGTGATGATACTATTATCATTCTCTCCGAGATTATTTTTTAGTATCGGATTTTGGCTTAGTGTATCGGGAGTGTTTTATATATTTTTATTTTTGATTCATTTCAAGCATCTAAGCAAGTTTTGGCAGTTTGTTTTAGTACCTTTTTGGGTTTACTTTATGATGATTCCATTTTCCGTAGTTATATTTGGCAACTTTAGCATCTACCATCCACTCTCAATACTATGGACGACTTTATTTACACTTTTTTATCCTCTTAGCATCTTAGGGCATCTGATAGGACAAGGGGATATATTTGACTCAATTCTCAGTAGTTTTTTAAGTCTATCTAGTGCAGGTTACATCGTAAATATCGGTCTTATCTACTTAGTTTTGCATATATTTCTATCGATTGTTGGCACTGTTAAAAAACCGATACTTATATTTTTACTCATAGAATCTTTGCTTATTTTTTTGTACTCTCTTTTAAAGTAG
- a CDS encoding Crp/Fnr family transcriptional regulator, producing the protein MDLFEYEFFNDIKAEDRERIEQSSKYISLPIGSQLYYEGDVNQDILFLKHGKVKVYITPENIGKGEITLYYISAGEQCLVNTFSTVTQTPTLASAVVDESIEGWLIPKDNILWLINNSQNYRDFKIELCGERLGIVMDLIKSIKFDQLDQRLLNWLYVQGKNTIKITHEKIANILGVSREAISRNLKKLEKSGNIKLSRGYITLL; encoded by the coding sequence ATGGATTTATTTGAGTATGAATTTTTTAATGATATCAAAGCAGAAGATAGAGAAAGAATCGAGCAAAGTTCTAAGTATATCTCTCTTCCGATAGGTTCTCAGCTTTACTATGAAGGGGATGTTAACCAAGACATATTGTTTTTAAAACATGGCAAAGTAAAAGTATATATTACTCCGGAAAATATAGGTAAAGGTGAAATCACGCTTTATTATATATCTGCAGGGGAACAATGTCTGGTTAATACTTTTAGTACGGTTACCCAAACTCCGACTTTAGCATCAGCTGTTGTAGATGAGTCCATCGAGGGTTGGTTGATTCCAAAAGATAATATTTTATGGTTAATAAATAACTCCCAAAATTACAGAGATTTTAAAATAGAATTATGTGGAGAGAGACTTGGAATAGTTATGGATTTAATAAAATCTATAAAGTTTGACCAGTTAGATCAAAGGTTGTTAAACTGGCTTTATGTCCAAGGAAAAAATACAATAAAAATCACGCACGAAAAAATAGCGAATATTTTGGGTGTTTCAAGAGAAGCAATCAGCAGAAACCTAAAAAAGCTTGAAAAATCAGGCAACATAAAACTCTCCCGCGGTTATATAACGCTACTTTAA